The genomic window ATTTGCTTTTCAAAACTGTGAAcgtgttttaacttttaacttgaTGTAAGTTGTAACATTTTATTAACAAATCTTTTTCCCAAAGTTTACAAATAACATCGATATGAAATTAGTGTGGCTCATTAATAAAATTATGGATAAAATTAGTAATTAAATACTAGAATAATGTAACAAATATACATTTTCAGAAGATCATTCCAATTTCATAGACAAAAATTGAAAGGTGTTAACAATTTAAAAGACCAGTCTGAATTATTTTCCTTGTCTTTGTAGATTTGTTTTCCCTTTTTTATATTTTGGTGTCTGTTTTCCCCtttttaattgtttatttatGTCTTGTATTTATATTAGAGAAAATATTCAGTTTGGTCTCTGAAGTTACACACAAGCCTCAATTTAGTCTTTGACATTTCAATTGTCTCTATTTAGTCCCTAAACTTTATAAATTTTAATCAACTTAGTCCCTGCGGTGGTTTCTGCTACAGAGTCATTACCGGAGAGATGATGTGTATAACAGACTGCCACGCTGGACATCTAATGAATATATTACGTGGCATTTGAAACTTttgcatcaatttagtccctagAAACTATTTAAATCCCTAATCCCCAAATCCATTTGAAGCCCCTTAACTTTTTCGTCGATTCTTACTCCTCTTTTGGGAGACGTTTTTATGAAGTCCATGATAGGTAGTAGCAGTAAATCCGTTGGGAGTTCCAGCAATCAACACTCTAATGGAGGTTGGAGAACCACTCGAAGCAGAGAAGAACTATTTCCAGAATGGTGTGGGTGTGGGTGTAGACCCGTTTTGAGATGGTCAGGAACAGATGCAAATTCAGGGAGACCTTTTTTTGGGTGTCCAAACTACAATGTAAGTGCAAGATTATTCTTAACTTTTTCTAAAGCTTCTTAGTGTCTGATTCTTTCTCCATCTCCGCTGAATGTGTTTGCAGAGTGTTGGCAAGCGGTGGTATGGGTTGTTTGTTTGGGCTAATAAATTCCATAAAGAAAGAGAATCAAGAGGCAGAGtaataccaaaaaataaaaatgataaagaaTGGAGGATGAACTTTGTTTGGAAGATTGGAAGTTTAGAATCTGATATTAGGACTTTGAAATTGGGAAGGAGTTTTATTGGTTGTAATAAATTTGCTTGTAGTTGCTATATTATTATGGAAATGGTGAAGATTGGCCTTATGTTTTTTAATAAATAGCCAAATTTTGATTCAAATTGCAAGaatattttgaagaaaaattaatGTATGTTGTTATATATATtgttgtatttatttttattttaactatcaataaataaaaattgtacTTGTATTAATATgaatcaaacaacacaataaaatataataattttagatAATATCATCCAAACTCTTTATAATTCATTAATAAAACATTCACATTGATACTAAATTTAAATACAACTAAATTTAGTATTAAACAAAGCCAAAAAATTTAGTGTGATGTAacacacaaacaaaacaaaataaattatccAAAAGGAACCATTCCAAGTATaactaaccaaaaatcatcattaCAAAGTTATCCAAACTTAGAGAAACAAGATAACTAATCCAAAAGGTAACTAATCCAGAAGTATAATACATTTGTGAATTTAAACATTTGAAGTAGTGCCCCtccaatatttttatttttgataaaccTGCTCTCAATTCGATAAATTACtttatattgtattttatattaagAATGAAATattataaacaaaaataatattatcaatttaGGAATTGGAATATCCACTTTCGTAAATGTTTTAATAGCGGTTTTTTTTTTGGCTGAAACTTGAAACTTATACTGTTATCGTGGCGCGCACATCATTGATTGTGGGAGTCTGAAgcgccaaaagaagaagagaagctgaTTTCAGGTTAcagctttcttcttcttcttcttcgtttgcATCAGGTATTATTCTTTGCAAGCGGTTCTGTTTCTTATTGTGTTTTTCTAAAAGCTTTCACATACGAACTCATGCTCTGAAACCCTTTTGTGGAGTGAGGATTGTGTTAGGGACTTAGGGTTTAACATTAACACTCTGGATTAGAAAAATGGCAAATAGGTGAATGACATTTATTTAGTTTGCTAGGAAAAGCACCTTGAAGCATGGATCTTGAGAAGAAGCGCAAAAAAATGCTTTGCAAgggaaggggaaagggagagggAAAAGTTGAAGTTGAGAGCAGCTTCAGTATATGTGATCTACCAGATGCGATTCTCCAGCTTATCATATCCTCCCTTCCCACAAAAGAAGCAATTCGAACGAGTATACTTTCCAAAAGATGGGAGCATCTATGGAGGGATATCTCCAAGATTGAGTTGGAAGAGGGAGAACTTGAGGAAAGGCGGCAATTCATGCACTTTGTGACCAGATTGCTTGTAACTTGTAATTGCTCCAGTGTTAAGAAGTTTTCTCTGTCATGTATTGTTGGTGAGGATGCTAATCTGGTTAACGAGTGGCTATCTGGTTTCATCAACCCTAAGATTGAAGAATTATCTCTTCAATTCGAAGAAATTCCAGAACCATTAGTCTTCCCTGACCAACTGTTTACCTGTGCCACATTGACAGAGTTTAAATTGGATATGCAGCATGTCTTGAAGCTTCCTTCTTCCGTTCATTTTCGGTGCCTTCGGACTTTGACTTTGTCTAACATTATATTCAGTGATACTTATTCAACACAACGGCTTTTCTCTGGTTGCCCAGCCTTGGAGGATTTGTCCCTAATTGATTGCAATTTGAAGAATGTCGAAGTTTTTTGTATTTATTCTCCTTTGCTTCGACGGATTTATATACGGGAGAACGAAGATGATATGttggatgaagatgatgatgatgatacagGTGGTCTTAATGTTACAAATTCCTGCAAAGTACTGATCGTCGGAACTAATCTGAAGTCATTTGCATATCACGGCGATTGTATGAATGAATATTTCTTAGTTCATTCAACCTTGGTGATTGATGCATCTATTCAGGTTCAAGTACCTCCTGAATGTTATTGGGACAGAGACAACACCTGGGAAATAGATTCAGGCAATTTCACGTTCAGACTTCTCAAAATGCTCCCAAATGTGGAGAAGCTTTCTATGTCTGAGACTTCTATTATGGTTTGATCTTCAATCAAAATATTTATCAATCTTGATTCAtgtttcaattaattttttggCCTTTCTGAATACTTTTGGATTTGACTGCATATGCCAGGCACTCAGCAGAACAACATCTTTACTCGGGCAACTACCTTTATTTTGTAATTTGGCTGAACTAGTTCTTGACCCACTGTCGTCCATAGAGTTGTCCTATGCTGCATTACTGACCCTACTGCGAAACTCGCCTTGTCTTCAAGTTATTGAATTTCAGGTAGTAACTTCATTTAAAGCAGAAAGTTTATTGCTATTTACGAATTGgaaaatttttcatttttgtatGTGTTTTCAACGATGTAGGGAGGGTTGTCTCTGGCCAAAGGTGATGCAAATTGTGTATTTGATCCCTTGCCTGTGTGTTTTAGTACAACCCTGAAGATGATTGAGATCAATGGCATTACTGGGAAAAAAGATGAGTTATTTGCAATAAAAATTTTGTTGCAAGCAGCATCAGTGTTGGATAAACTTCGGATTTCTTGTTATTGGTTTTCGTTTGATTTGGATGACAGACGTATAGGATTAAAGAGAACAAAGGAATTGTGCAAGCAGATCTTGAAGTATCCTAAGAGGTCAATGGATTGCGAGATAGAATTCGAATATAGTTGAGGGCTATTAAGCTTTATGACTTATGTTTTGATACGGCTGTAGAATTTAAAGACTAGCAACTTAGCAAGGATTACAAATTACGTATGTACTTTCTAGGTTTCTTAAAATTTGCTCATTGACGTCACAAACCCATTAGTTTTTtataatctattttttttttttttgcctattgTATTCCATTAAATATCAGTTATCCAGAGGTAGGCTTGACAAGAGTTAAGGGTGGAAAAAGTGCTCATTTTATGTTAGTTTTTTTCGCTGGGTCATGAATATTTTAGATGGAATAGATTCTTTCAAGTTGATATTTCAGATTTTCTGGTAACAATCCTGTTAGATAACTAACTaggtataaaattttaaattttttaaaatagaatttTAAGCTTGTAAgcgttttttaaaattaaaatttcgaatttttaaaaataagattttaaactTGTAACCACTTCAACTGTTAGTCCAAGTCCATTATACAAACTTACTATGTATCCAAGTTGGCTGGTATCTTAGTTAGTTCTCTTAGACTTTCTTTTGGATTCTGAGGCGCCAAAAGAAGAGAAAGCGGCTGCATTCGGAATGCCTCGGCTACTTTTCCGGTTAGCACTCTCGTCTTCTTCAATTGCATGCGTTTGttgtttcttattttgtttttcaaaagcTTTCGCATACAAAATCATGCTCTGTAACCCTCTTGCAGAGGGGAGTGGATACTctccagtgaaaaaaaaaatctggaCAGTATCTAGTGTTTAATCTAACTCTTTATTGTTTTCTCTCTCCTATTTAATTTTGGTCCCACTTATAGAATTAAAGATGAAATATCACACTTTATTCTTTGGAGAGGATCCATTCAAGTGTTTTTTtccactggagaggatccattcaAGGAGTGCATGATTGTGTTAGGGTCTTAACATGAACTCACTGAATTAGAAAAACGGCAAATAGGTTAATAACATTTGTTTAGTTTGCTAGGGAAAGCTCTCTGGAGCCGGGGCCTTTTGAAGAAGCGCAAAAAGCATCGCAAGGGAGAGAGAAAAGTTGAGAGCAGCTTCAGTATATGTGATCTACCTGATGTGATTCTCCAGCTTATCATATCCTCCCTTCCCACAAAAGAAGCAATTCAAACGAGTATACTTTCCAAAAGATGGAAGCATCTATGGAGGGATATCTCCAAGATTGAGTTGAAAGAGGGAAAACCCGAGGAAAGGCAGCAATTCATGCACTTTGTGGCCAGATTGCTTGTAGCTTGTAATTGCTCCACTCTTGAGAAGTTCTCTCTGACATGTAATGTTGATAAGGATGCTTCTCGGGTTAATGAGTGGCTATGTGGTTTCATCAACCCTAAGATTCAAGAACTATGTCTTCGTCTTTATGGGATTGAGGAACCATTGGTCTTCCCTGACCAACTGTTTACCTGTGCTACATTGACAAACTTTGAATTGGATATGCAGCATGTCTTCAACCTTCCTTCTTCTGTTCATTTTCAGTGCCTTCGGACTTTGACTTTGTCTAACATTATATTCCCTGATAGTTCTTCAGCACAACAGCTTTTCTGTGGTTGCCCAGCCTTGGAGGATTTGTCCCTAATCAATTGCAATTTGAAGAATGTTCAAGCTGTTTGTATTTGTTCTCCCTTGCTTCGACGGATTTATATACAGGAGAACAAAGATGATATGTTGTATGATATAGGTCTTCTGAGTGATACAATTCGCTGCAAAGTACTGATTGTTGGAACTAATCTGAAGTCATTTACTTATCACGGCGATGGAatgaatattttttcttttcttattcaacCGTGATTGATGCCTCAATTCAAGTTAATTACGTCTGTGATGTAGCTTCAGGCGATTTCACTTTCAGATTTCTCAAAATGCTCCCAAATGTGGAGAAGCTTTCTGTGTCTAGGGATTCTATTGAGGTTTGATCTTCATACAAAATATCTATCAGTCTTCATTCTGTTTCAATTAATTTGTTGGCCTTTctgaatattttgaatttgactgCACATGGCAGGCACTCAGCGGAACGACATCTTTTCTCAAACTACCTTTGTTTTGTAATATTGCTGAACTAGATTTGAACCTAGGCATGCCCATAAAGTTGTTCAATGAGTATGAAGAATTGCAGACACTATTGCGAAACTCGCCCTGTCTTCGAGTTCTTAGATTTCAGGTAGTAACTTCATTTGGACCAGAAAGTTCATTGCTATTTACGAATCGGAAAAAATTTCATTTGTTGTATGTGTTTTTAACAATTCAGGGAGGGGTTTCGCTTGTTAAAGATGATGCAAATTGTAAATTTGATCCCTTTCCTGTGTGTTTTAGTACAACCCTGAAGGCCATGGAGATCAGTGGCATTACTGGGAAAGAAGGACTATTTGCAATAAAAATATTGTTGCAACTAGTTGCAAGCAGCATCAGTGTTGGATAAACTTTAGGTGTTATTGGTTTTCGTTTGATTTGGATGACAAGCGGTATAGGATTAAAAAGGTTAGAGGAGTTGGACAAGCATATCTTAAAGTATCCCAAGAGGTTAATGTATTGTGAGAGAGAATTTGAGTATAGTTGAGCTATTAAGTTTTCTGACTTATGTTTTGATACAGCTGTAGAATTTAAAAACTAGCTAGCTTACATCACAAATGATGTATTTTCCAGCAATCTTAAAATTTGCTCATTGCTGTCACAAACTCCTTAGTTTTCTTTCATTCTATTATAATCTATTATATTTTAATTGCATATTATTTTTCCGCTAAATATTGATTATCCAGAGATAGGCTTGATAGAGTTTAAGGGTGGAAGAAATGCTCAATTTATGTTAACTGATTGCTGAATATTTTAGATGGAATAGATTCTTTCAAGTTGGTTTTTCATGTAAACATATCATATATAAAATGAAACTTCGGGAgaatttatttctatatttttatgtgaagttgagagttaaaaatagttaaataaaaatttagtaataaataatatctaatatttttcaactattttaatttttcatgaaGACAAATTGCATGCATGGAAGTTTCTATTTTATCAActatatatttttagaaatttattgtgATTTTTTGTACTATTAGAAAAAATGAAACAATTGTTATTAGAATTTAATGATTTTATGTAAAGTGgataatttttttgtaaattacaaaaacaatataaaaagggaaaatttagaaattaaattctgatcaattttttattttgatttttaaacaattattcaaaaaaattttaaaagtcttAGATCAAatgtataaataatttattaaatacaAAAGTTATTcatcaattttaattattttttattacattttaaaatatttttaaaattatttttattgttaacCAAAAACAATGTTATTATGTAAAATGATGTCATTTTGGTCTTCATGTTTAAATAATCAAAAAATGACACCATATTATTTGCTTTGAGATGAAGAGTTTTAATAAAAGTTTACACTATTTTTTTTTGAATCCTGCTAGGGAGctaatgaaatatttgtacaatgtgtacaatggactatgagttaaaaaatgaaaatCACCCATACtttccagaataaccatccgagtactagggataataaacatctcatgtcatgaaaccactcatcccaaaagcttaagctTAAGCTGATTTTGAGATTCCCCAAggatcaaactcttgacctttcgaatCTAGAACTCTCATACCATGTTATGAAACCACTCATTCcaaatggttatatctctaatactgaatTAGACATCTCTAAACCTCCATTATACACATTATATATAGATATTCTATTGACTCTCTATACTTCttcttttctatttgagttccaaACCCAAAATGTACTCATGACATTCAGTTGTCCAGTTAATAttaagagaaaaatattttaaataaaaataatattatcaatttaAGCATTACAATTTTCCCTTTTTTAAAATGTTTAATTTCCAGGTTTTTGTTGAGTCTTTAATTGTTATTACAGTGGCGCGCACTTAACTGATTTTGGATTGAGGTGCCGAAAGAAGAGTAAGCGGTTGCATTCCGAATGCCTCGGCTACTTTTCCGGTTAGCACTCTCGTCTTCTTCGATTGCATGCGGTGTTGTTTctaattttgtttttcaaaaagcTTTCGCATAAAAAATGGTGCTCTGTACCCCTCTTGCGGAGTGCATGATTGTGGTATGGCGTGCATGATTGTGTTAGGGTTTTAACATTAACTCACTGGATTAGAAAAATGGCGTGCATGATTGTGTTAGGGTTTTAACATTAACTCACTGAATTAGAAAAATGGCAAATAGGTTAATAACATAACATTTGTTTAGTTTGCTAGGGAAAGCTCTTTGGTGCCTTGGCCTTTTGAAGAAGCGCAAAAATGCATCGCAATGGAAGGGAAAAGGGAGAGGGAAAAGTTGAGAGCAGCTTCAGTATATGTGATCTACCAGATGCGATTCTCCAGCTTATCATATCCTCCCTTCCCACAAAAGAAGCAATTCAAACGAGTATACTCTCCAAAAGATGGGAGCATCTATGGAGGGATATCTCCAAGATTGAGTTGAAAGAGGGAAAACCCGAGGAAAGGCAGCAATTCATGCAATTTGTGACCGGATTGCTTGTAGCTTGTAATTGCTCCATTCTTGAGAAGTTTTCTCTGTCATGCAAGGTTGGTAAGGATGCTTCTCGGGTTAATGAGTGGCTATGTAGTTTCATCAACCCTAAGATTCAAGAACTATGTCTTCACCTTGAAGAGATTGAGGAACCATTGGTCTTCCCTGACCAACTGTTTACCTGTGCCACATTGACAAAGTTTAAATTGGATATGCTGCATGTCTTGAAGCTTCCTTCTTCCGTTCATTTTCGGTGCCTTCGGACTTTGACTTTGTCTAACATTATACTCCCTGATAGTTCTTCAGCACAACAGCTTTTCTATGGTTGCCCAGCCTTGGAGGATTTGTCCCTAATCAATTGCAATTTGAAGAATGTTCGAGCTGTTTGTATTTATTCTCCCTTGCTTCGACGGATTTATATACAGGAGAATGAAGATAATATGTTGTATGATGAGGATGATTATGAGATAGGTCTTCTGAGTGATACAATTCGCTGCAAAGTACTGATTGTTGGACCTAATCTGAAGTCATTTACTTATCACGGCGATGGAATGAACGATTTTTTCTTATATTATTCAACCGTGATTGATGCCTCAATTCAGGTTAATTACGTCTGGTATGTAGCTTCAGGCGATTTCACGTTCAGATTTCTCAACATGCTCCCAAATGTGGAGAAGCTTTCTATATCTGGGGATTCTATTGAGGTTTGATCTTCATACAAAATATCTATCAGTCTTCATTCTGTTTCAATTAATTTGTTGGCCTTTctgaatattttgaatttgactgCACATGGCAGGCACTCAGCGAAAGGATGTCTTTCAGACTACCTTTATTTTGTAATTTGGGTGAACTAGATTTGAACCTAGGCAAGCCCATAAAGTTGTTCAATGGGTATGAAGAATTACTGACACTATTGCGAAACTCGCCCTGTCTTCGGGTTCTTAGATTTCAGGTAGTAACTTCATTTGGACCAGAAAGTTCATTGCTATTTACGAATTGGAAAAATTTTCATTTGTTGAATGTGTTTTTAACAATTCAGGGAGCAGTTTCGCTTGATAAACGGGATGCAAATTGTATATT from Arachis ipaensis cultivar K30076 chromosome B09, Araip1.1, whole genome shotgun sequence includes these protein-coding regions:
- the LOC107618060 gene encoding F-box/LRR-repeat protein At4g14103-like isoform X1, encoding MDLEKKRKKMLCKGRGKGEGKVEVESSFSICDLPDAILQLIISSLPTKEAIRTSILSKRWEHLWRDISKIELEEGELEERRQFMHFVTRLLVTCNCSSVKKFSLSCIVGEDANLVNEWLSGFINPKIEELSLQFEEIPEPLVFPDQLFTCATLTEFKLDMQHVLKLPSSVHFRCLRTLTLSNIIFSDTYSTQRLFSGCPALEDLSLIDCNLKNVEVFCIYSPLLRRIYIRENEDDMLDEDDDDDTGGLNVTNSCKVLIVGTNLKSFAYHGDCMNEYFLVHSTLVIDASIQVQVPPECYWDRDNTWEIDSGNFTFRLLKMLPNVEKLSMSETSIMALSRTTSLLGQLPLFCNLAELVLDPLSSIELSYAALLTLLRNSPCLQVIEFQGGLSLAKGDANCVFDPLPVCFSTTLKMIEINGITGKKDELFAIKILLQAASVLDKLRISCYWFSFDLDDRRIGLKRTKELCKQILKYPKRSMDCEIEFEYS
- the LOC107618060 gene encoding F-box/LRR-repeat protein At3g26922-like isoform X4 — protein: MDLEKKRKKMLCKGRGKGEGKVEVESSFSICDLPDAILQLIISSLPTKEAIRTSILSKRWEHLWRDISKIELEEGELEERRQFMHFVTRLLVTCNCSSVKKFSLSCIVGEDANLVNEWLSGFINPKIEELSLQFEEIPEPLVFPDQLFTCATLTEFKLDMQHVLKLPSSVHFRCLRTLTLSNIIFSDTYSTQRLFSGCPALEDLSLIDCNLKNVEVFCIYSPLLRRIYIRENEDDMLDEDDDDDTGGLNVTNSCKVLIVGTNLKSFAYHGDCMNEYFLVHSTLVIDASIQVQVPPECYWDRDNTWEIDSGNFTFRLLKMLPNVEKLSMSETSIMALSRTTSLLGQLPLFCNLAELVLDPLSSIELSYAALLTLLRNSPCLQVIEFQFARESSLEPGPFEEAQKASQGREKS
- the LOC107618060 gene encoding FBD-associated F-box protein At5g22730-like isoform X3; this translates as MDLEKKRKKMLCKGRGKGEGKVEVESSFSICDLPDAILQLIISSLPTKEAIRTSILSKRWEHLWRDISKIELEEGELEERRQFMHFVTRLLVTCNCSSVKKFSLSCIVEFKLDMQHVLKLPSSVHFRCLRTLTLSNIIFSDTYSTQRLFSGCPALEDLSLIDCNLKNVEVFCIYSPLLRRIYIRENEDDMLDEDDDDDTGGLNVTNSCKVLIVGTNLKSFAYHGDCMNEYFLVHSTLVIDASIQVQVPPECYWDRDNTWEIDSGNFTFRLLKMLPNVEKLSMSETSIMALSRTTSLLGQLPLFCNLAELVLDPLSSIELSYAALLTLLRNSPCLQVIEFQGGLSLAKGDANCVFDPLPVCFSTTLKMIEINGITGKKDELFAIKILLQAASVLDKLRISCYWFSFDLDDRRIGLKRTKELCKQILKYPKRSMDCEIEFEYS
- the LOC107618060 gene encoding F-box/LRR-repeat protein At4g14103-like isoform X2: MDLEKKRKKMLCKGRGKGEGKVEVESSFSICDLPDAILQLIISSLPTKEAIRTSILSKRWEHLWRDISKIELEEGELEERRQFMHFVTRLLVTCNCSSVKKFSLSCIVGEDANLVNEWLSGFINPKIEELSLQFEEIPEPLVFPDQLFTCATLTEFKLDMQHVLKLPSSVHFRCLRTLTLSNIIFSDTYSTQRLFSGCPALEDLSLIDCNLKNVEVFCIYSPLLRRIYIRENEDDMLDEDDDDDTGGLNVTNSCKVLIVGTNLKSFAYHGDCMNEYFLVHSTLVIDASIQVQVPPECYWDRDNTWEIDSGNFTFRLLKMLPNVEKLSMSETSIMTLSRTSLLGQLPLFGNLAVLEFDPFSSIELSYKALLTLLRNSPCLQVLRFQGGVSQPKDDANCIFNPLPVCFSTTLKTIEIGGISEEEELFAIKILLQAASVLDKLRIQCYWRLFNRHDRRIGLKRSKEFCKQILKYPKSSMNCEIEFEYY
- the LOC107618061 gene encoding putative F-box/FBD/LRR-repeat protein At5g22670 isoform X1, with the translated sequence MHRNGREKGEGKVESSFSICDLPDAILQLIISSLPTKEAIQTSILSKRWEHLWRDISKIELKEGKPEERQQFMQFVTGLLVACNCSILEKFSLSCKVGKDASRVNEWLCSFINPKIQELCLHLEEIEEPLVFPDQLFTCATLTKFKLDMLHVLKLPSSVHFRCLRTLTLSNIILPDSSSAQQLFYGCPALEDLSLINCNLKNVRAVCIYSPLLRRIYIQENEDNMLYDEDDYEIGLLSDTIRCKVLIVGPNLKSFTYHGDGMNDFFLYYSTVIDASIQVNYVWYVASGDFTFRFLNMLPNVEKLSISGDSIEALSERMSFRLPLFCNLGELDLNLGKPIKLFNGYEELLTLLRNSPCLRVLRFQGAVSLDKRDANCIFDPLPVCFSTTLKTIEISGITGKEEELFAIEILLQAASVLDKLCIKCYWFSFDLNDKGIGLKRSEELYKHILKYPKRSKDCEIELEYS
- the LOC107618061 gene encoding FBD-associated F-box protein At2g26860-like isoform X2; this translates as MHRNGREKGEGKVESSFSICDLPDAILQLIISSLPTKEAIQTSILSKRWEHLWRDISKIELKEGKPEERQQFMQFVTGLLVACNCSILEKFSLSCKVGKDASRVNEWLCSFINPKIQELCLHLEEIEEPLVFPDQLFTCATLTKFKLDMLHVLKLPSSVHFRCLRTLTLSNIILPDSSSAQQLFYGCPALEDLSLINCNLKNVRAVCIYSPLLRRIYIQENEDNMLYDEDDYEIGLLSDTIRCKVLIVGPNLKSFTYHGDGMNDFFLYYSTVIDASIQALSERMSFRLPLFCNLGELDLNLGKPIKLFNGYEELLTLLRNSPCLRVLRFQGAVSLDKRDANCIFDPLPVCFSTTLKTIEISGITGKEEELFAIEILLQAASVLDKLCIKCYWFSFDLNDKGIGLKRSEELYKHILKYPKRSKDCEIELEYS